One region of Chelonoidis abingdonii isolate Lonesome George chromosome 14, CheloAbing_2.0, whole genome shotgun sequence genomic DNA includes:
- the XKR7 gene encoding LOW QUALITY PROTEIN: XK-related protein 7 (The sequence of the model RefSeq protein was modified relative to this genomic sequence to represent the inferred CDS: inserted 2 bases in 2 codons; deleted 1 base in 1 codon), whose protein sequence is MAAKSDGAGAASAVRMEGAEGGGAGSLQAGGSREGAAGAGPARRPLGGRPAGARGLRLLDCCWVLCRPVLSVFSDGXRDLWLAGDYYLRRQXLWFGLRLLFVAAAYARVQLPQLSWVVYDLRRRPDAPGGRGPGPRARTRTARCTKGQRRPGFRALLAAPRPRPAPAPGAYRTRGCCRLCIWILQSLIHLLQLGQVWRYLRTLYLGLQSRWQSEHRQRHFYWKMMFESADISMLRLLETFLKSAPQLVLQLSIMVQQNNIEPLQGLSASASLVSLAWMIASYQKVLRDSREDKMPMSYKGAVVQILWHLFTIAARAIAFALFASVFQLYFGIFIVTHWCIMTFWIIQGETDFCMSKWEEIIYNMVVGIIYIFCWFNVKEGRSRCRMVIYYTITLAENAALTGLWYMYYDRQATSDFDALIIVCVVSSSFALGIFFMFIYYCLLHPNGPVFGPQTTGCIFKKAPAACMGPSEDVITSPPRSLPRTTGGEREGVPGDRDSCVPVFQVRPSVPPTPVAHAPRTEGPVIRIDLPRKKYPAWDAHFIDRRLRKTILALEYSSPATPRLQYRSMGASQEVLEYETTV, encoded by the exons ATGGCCGCGAAGTCGGATGGAGCCGGGGCGGCCTCGGCTGTGCGCATGGAGGGCGCGGAGGGCGGCGGCGCGGGCTCCCTGCAGGCGGGCGGGTCCCGCGAG GGGGCGGCGGGCGCGGGGCCGGCCAGGCGGCCCCTTGGCGGCCGCCCCGCCGGCGCCCGCGGCCTACGCCTGCTGGACTGCTGCTGGGTGCTGTGCCGCCCTGTCCTGTCTGTCTTCTCGGACG CCCGCGACCTGTGGCTGGCGGGCGATTACTACCTGCGGCGCC TTCTGTGGTTCGGCCTCCGCTTGCTCTTCGTGGCTGCTGCCTACGCTCGTGTGCAGCTGCCTCAGCTTAGTTGGGTCGTCTACGACTTACGGCGGCGCCCCGACGCCCCGGGCGGCCGCGGCCCCGGCCCCCGCGCCCGCACAAGGACAGCGCGTTGCACCAAGGGACAGCGCCGGCCCGGCTTCCGCGCTCTTCtcgccgccccccgcccccgaccGGCCCCGGCCCCCGGCGCCTACCGGACCCGGGGCTGCTGCCGCCTCTGCATCTGGATCCTGCAGTCCCTCATccacctcctgcagctgggaCAGGTCTGGAG GTACCTCCGGACCCTGTACCTCGGCCTCCAGAGCCGCTGGCAGTCAGAGCACAGGCAGCGCCACTTCTATTGGAAGATGATGTTTGAGAGCGCTGATATCAGCATGCTGCGGTTGCTGGAGACCTTCCTGAAGAGTGCCCCCCAGCTGGTGCTGCAGCTCAGCATCATGGTGCAGCAGAACAACATCGAGCCTCTGCAGG GACTCTCAGCCTCGGCCTCCCTGGTGTCCCTGGCGTGGATGATTGCCTCCTACCAGAAGGTGCTGCGGGACTCACGGGAGGACAAGATGCCCATGTCCTACAAGGGGGCAGTGGTGCAGATCCTCTGGCACCTGTTCACCATCGCTGCCCGCGCCATTGCCTTCGCCCTCTTTGCCTCTGTGTTCCAGCTCTACTTTGGCATCTTCATTGTCACGCATTGGTGCATCATGACCTTCTGGATCATCCAGGGGGAGACGGACTTCTGCATGTCCAAGTGGGAGGAGATAATCTACAACATGGTGGTGGGTATCATCTACATCTTCTGCTGGTTCAACGTGAAGGAGGGCCGGAGCCGCTGCCGCATGGTCATCTACTACACCATCACTCTGGCGGAGAACGCGGCCCTCACCGGCCTCTGGTACATGTACTATGACCGCCAGGCCACCTCAGACTTCGACGCCTTAATCATCGTCTGTGTGGTCTCCTCCAGCTTCGCCCTGGGCATCTTCTTCATGTTCATCTACTACTGCCTCTTGCATCCCAACGGGCCCGTGTTCGGCCCCCAGACCACAGGCTGCATTTTCAAAAAGGCACCGGCCGCCTGCATGGGGCCCTCAGAGGACGTTATCACCAGCCCCCCGCGTTCCCTGCCACGGACTacagggggggagagggaaggggtacCAGGGGACAGGGACAGCTGCGTGCCTGTTTTTCAGGTCAGGCCAAGCGTCCCTCCGACCCCTGTTGCCCACGCCCCCCGGACAGAAGGGCCTGTCATCCGAATAGATCTGCCCAGGAAGAAGTACCCAGCCTGGGATGCCCATTTTATTGACAGGCGGCTCCGTAAGACGATCCTAGCGCTGGAGTATTCTTCTCCGGCTACCCCACGCCTGCAGTACCGCAGCATGGGGGCCTCGCAGGAGGTGCTGGAGTATGAGACCACGGTGTAG